In Pararhizobium sp. A13, the genomic stretch CCGGACGCGTTTCGATCGCGCGAAGAACAGCATTCTCGACAAGGACGACAAGCCATGGAGTTGAACTGATGGCTTCGGAAAAGCTCGATCCCGTCACCGGACGCATGACCACGGGACACGAATGGAACGGCATCGAGGAACTCGATACGCCGGTGCCGCGGGTTGTCCTGTATTTCCTGGCGGCAGGCATGCTGTTTGCCGGCATCTACTGGATATTGATGCCGGCCTGGCCGCTCGGCTGGACCTATACCAAGGGCCTGCTCGGCGCCGATCAGCGCGAGGTTGTGGCGCGGCAGGTCGACAGCGCGACGGCGGCGCGTGCCCAATGGACGGACAAGATCATGACGGCGAGTTTCTCCGAGATAGAGGCAGATGACGCGCTGATGGCCAAAGTGCGTGAGACCGGCCAAGCTCTTTTCCGCGACAATTGCGCTGCCTGCCATGGCATCAATGCGACCGGCGGGCCCGGCTTTCCCGATCTTACGGCAAAGGCTTGGCTCTGGGGTGGCAATCCGGAAACGATCGCGGAGACGGTCCGTGTCGGCATCAATTCGACAAACGAGGACACGCGCGTTTCGCAGATGCTCGCCTTCGGTCGCGACGAGATCCTCGATCGCGAGAAGATCAACGAGGTGGTAAGCTATGTGGAGTCCCTTTCGGCACCGGAAAGGGGCGATGCCGAGACGATCAGGGCGGGTCGCGAGGTCTTCGCGGCCAATTGCGTGGCCTGTCATGGCGAGGATGGCAAGGGCAAGGCCGATGTCGGCGCACCCGACCTGACGGACAGCCACTGGATATACGGCCGCGACCGGCAGTCGATCTATACGACGATCTATGCCGGGCGGCAGGGACATATGCCGTTTTGGGGTGGAAGGCTGTCACCATTGGATATCAAGGTGCTGACCGCCTACGTTCACACGCTCGGAGGCGAGGCGCCATGAGCAGTGCACACGACGGGAAGGCGGTGGCCTGCGGGCCGCGCCCGGTCAGGTGGAGGCGCGTGGCGATAGCGATCGCCGCTGCCGGAGTGCTGCTCTTTGCCGGCGCCAATGCGCATCTGGTCTATGTAGCGGTCGCGTCGCAGCCGGATTGCGTTCTGCCCGCAAATGGCAGTGGTGAAACTGTGAAATTTCAGGCGGCGCAACCCGCTTGCTGACAAGGGAGACAAGGATGGGGGCCACCGATCGTTCAGATGCTGCCGTTCGGCCGCTTGCGGAACAGCGGCGGCGCAATCTTCCGGCAAATGCTGCATTCGGCTGGCTGAGGGCCGGATGGCGGGACCTATCTATCCAGCCCGGACCGAGTCTTGCCTATGGGCTTGCCGTCTTCATCATCTCGGTCGTCATTGTTTGGGGACTGTACGCTCTCGGCCTTGATTATATTCTGTTTCCGGCGCTTGCCGGATTCATGGTCGTTGGCCCGCTTCTTGCCATCGGGCTCTATCAGAAGAGCCGCGACATCGAGGCGGGTGCCCCGGTCAGCTTGAGCCGCATGGTGTTCGTCAAGGCAGAATCGGGAGCGCAGGTGTGGTTCACCGGGGCCATCCTTTGCCTGCTGATGCTGGTCTGGATGCGTGCCGCCGTCATCATCTACGCCTTGTTCTTCGGCTTGCGGGCGTTTCCGGGACTCGATCACGTCGCGGCGATGCTGTTCACGACACCGGTCGGCTGGGGCATGCTGCTCGTCGGCACGGTCGTTGGCGGGCTCTTCGCCGCCTTCTCCTTTGCGATCAGCACCTTTGCTGTTCCGATGCTGCTCGACGAGAAGACGGACGCCTTCACCGCGATGGGCACCAGCATTTCGCTCGTCTGGAACAACCTGCCGGTGATGCTCGCCTGGGGAGCGATCGTGCTTGCGCTGTTTCTGGTGAGCGTCGTGACTGGGCTATTGGGATTGATCGTGGTCTTTCCGTTGCTCGGGCATGCGACTTGGCATAGCTACAGAGCAATCAGATGAGCTGCTGTGCACCCGGAGCCGAGAATGGCGCCGAAGCTTGTGGATCGCCGAGCAGCACCGAGACCTTGCTTGCGAGCCGACCGCTGGACAATGGCCTCTACCAGACGGACCTTTCCGTGCCGGGCGTCCGATGCGCGAACTGTATCCGGACGATTGAAGGCCAGCTCTCGCGGCTGCCGGGCGTCGAGCAGGCGCGGGTGAACCTTTCGAGCCGGCGCGTCAGCGTCAAATGGCGGGGCGATCAGGTGCCGCCGATGATCGAGACGCTGTCGGAGCTTGGTTATGCCGCGCACCTATCCGAGACGAAAGCTGACGAAGCCGATCCGGAACTTTCCCGGCTGATCCGGGCGCTGAGCGTTGCTGGTTTTTCCGCTATGAACATCATGCTGCTTTCGGTTTCCGTCTGGTCGGGGGCCGATGCGGAAACCCGCCAAGCCTTTCATTGGATTTCGGCGGCGTTGGCGGCGGTCGCCCTGTTCTATTCGGGACCGGTGTTCTTTCACTCCGCTTGGGCCGTGCTTAGGCGGGGGCGCACCAATATGGACGTGCCGATCTCGATCGGTATCTGCCTCGCCTTTGGGCTCAGCCTGCACGATACGATCCATTGGGACGAACACGCCTATTTCGATGCCGCAGCGTCTCTCATCTTCTTCCTACTGATCGGGCGCACACTCGACCGTGCCATGCGCGAAAGGGCGCGCGTGGCCGTGCGCGGGTTGATGCGGCTCTCTCCCCGTGTGGCGTTGGTCGTCGGAAGCGACGGCAGCCGCAACTATATTCCGGTGAACGAGGTCGAGCCGGGAATGCGCATCAATCTTGCCGCCGGCGATCGGGTGCCGGTCGATGGCTGCGTCGAGGAAGGTTCGTCGGACATCGATTGCGCGATCGCGACAGGCGAGAGCGCGCCGCAGCCGGTGGGGCCGGGGGCGGCGGTGACGGCTGGAACGCTCAATCTAGCAGGCCCTCTGAGAATTGTCGCGACGGCGACGGCGGACAATTCATTTCTCGCTGAAATGGTGCGGATGATGGAAGCCGCGGAAGGTGGGCGCGCCGGCTATCGGCGGCTTGCCGATCGCGCCGCGCAACTCTATTCGCCGGTCGTTCATACCGCCGCCTTCGTCACTTTCCTCGGCTGGATTGCCGCCACGGGAGATTGGCACCGCGCCATCAGCATCGCTATTGCCGTGCTGATCATCACTTGCCCCTGTGCGCTCGGTCTTGCCGTGCCGATCGTGCAGGTCGTGGCGGCGCGCCGCCTGTTCGAAAACGGGATAATGCTCAAGGACGGGTCCGGAATCGAACGTCTTGCCGAGATCGATACGGTGGTGTTCGACAAGACCGGCACGCTGACATTGGGTAGACCAAGGCTGGTGAAGACTAGCTCCACCGCGCCGGAGGCTCTACACATCGCTGCCGCAATGGCGCGGCATTCGCGCCATCCTGTCGCGGCAGCCCTGTCTGCAGCTTCCAAAGACGGACCGGAGATTTCGGCTTCCGATATCGCCGAAACGCCCGGTTTCGGTATCGAAGCGCGCATTGGCGGCAGGACCTATCGGCTCGGTCGCGCCGAATGGGCGCTGGCCGACCGCACCGCCGAGCAGTTTGCGGGAACGGTGCTGACGTGCAACGGTTTGCTATCCGCGCGGTTCGTTTTCGAAGACGAATTACGGAAGGGCGCGATGCAAGCCGTTGGGGAATTGCACGCGGTCGGCCTGCAATTGGAAATCCTTTCGGGCGACCGCGAACCGGCCGTTGCATCCGTTGCGCGACATCTCGGTATCGGGCACTACGCAGCAGGTCTGCTGCCGGGCGGGAAGGTGGAGCGGCTAGAGAGGTTGTCGGGTGATGCCCGCAGCGTGCTGATGGTCGGGGACGGGCTGAATGACGTGCCCGCCCTGGCTGCTGCGCATGTGTCGATGGCACCCGCCAATGCCGCCGATATCGGGCGCAATGCGGCGGATTTCGTCTTCTTGCACGAGGATCTCGGCGCGGTTCCGATGGCCGTCACCGTTGCCCGCAAGGCCAGCATGCTGGTCTGGCAGAATTTTGCTCTGGCCGTTCTCTACAACGTCATCGCGCTTCCGGTTGCAATCGCCGGCCACGTCACGCCGCTAATTGCCGCGCTTGCAATGTCGCTCTCCTCGGTCGTCGTTGTAACCAATGCCCTGCGGTTGAAAGCGGGAAAGACTGGACAGCGTCAAGCCGCCGCCGGTTCAAGGTCTATGCAAATTCTGGTCCCGGGCGAATGAGCAGCCTCGTCTTCCTCGTCCCGCTTGCATTGCTTCTTGGCGCAACGGCGCTCGGGGCTTTCCTTTGGTCGCTGCGCAGCGGCCAATACGAGGACCTCGATGGGGCCGCCGAACGAATCCTGATGGATGATGACGAGAACGAACCGCCGATAGCAAAATAGACGTTTTCGGCATTGTCGCGGAGTAGGTCAGGTTCCCTGGTAGTTGGGCGACGACATCGGCCGAACGGTATTGCCGATCGAACAGGTTCTACTGCGTCGCGAGGTCGTTTGCCGCCGGAAAACCGCCGTCCGCTCCCGCCTTGAAAAGCCCTTCGCGGAGATGCTCCACGTCAGATTGCTGAGCGTAGTGCAACGTGGCGAGGAAGGATTCGACGCCGAATTCGGGGAGGAGCGATCCAACCTTCTTCATATGCGCTGCGGCAGCGATCTCATCGCCAAGCCAGCCGTAACATGCAGCGACGAATGCGTGCTGGGCGTAATCCATGACGGACAGGTGCATGAATGCTTCGATCGCCTCGCCATACTGATGCGCAGCGAAGTGTGCTTTGCCAAGGTGACTCCAAAATCTTTCGGGGTGATGGGGGTTCAGCCGCATTGCCTTGCGGATCCATTCGATTCCCTCTTCAGGCCGCCCCAGCCAGGTCAACAGTTCCCCTTGCTGAACCACCACAAGGTCGTAGTTGGGATTGAGGGAAAGGGCACGCTCCTGGTGATAGCGCGCTGTGGTCAGTGCGTTGTTGTTCACATTCACTGCGGCCAGAATGCGATGCACGTCGGCATCGTTGTCATCCAGCGCCAACGCCCGATCCAGCGCAGCAACGATTTCGCTCCAGACGGCATCCTTGTCTTCGCACCAGCCGCTGACCCAAGCCTGGCCGAGGATGCACGCCCGCCAAGCATGGGCATGGGCATAATCCGGGTCAAGCGCGACGGCCCGGTCTATCAGAGACTGCGCCTGCTTATTGTCTGCAACGGTGCCTCTGTGATGCAGTACCTTTGCGGTCAGCGCGCACTCGTATGCGGCCATGTTTGCAGGTTTCGTCCGCGCAAGATGGTCGCGCTGGGCCGCCTCGACGCGCCCCGGTAAGGTTGCTGCTATCGCCGCTGTTATTTCATCCTGGATCGCAAATATGTCGTCCAACCTCCGGTCGTATTTATCTGCCCATATATGGCCATCACTGGCTGCGTCGATGAGCTGGACCGTGACGCGCACCCTATCGCCGATCTTGCGGACGCTTCCTTCCACCAGGTATTGAGCCCCGAGTTTCTCGGCGACTTCGCGTACGTTTACGGCTCGGTTCTTGTAGACGAAACTGGAGTTGCGTGAGATGACGAACAACTCGTGGCGGCGCGACAATTCGGTGAGGATGTCTTCGGTCAGACCATCCGCGAAAAACTCCTGATCGGGATCGCCGCTCATGTTGTTGAAGGGCAGAACCACTATCGAGGGTTTGGAGACAGATCGCTTTGCATCGAAATCCTGAGGCTGATGGGGCGAGGCGGAGTGCTCAAGCCCGATACGAAACAGACGAACAGGACGGCTTATATTCTTTAGCGTCTTCTCCCCCAGATCCTCGATGGAGACTTCGAGATGAT encodes the following:
- a CDS encoding DUF2189 domain-containing protein; this encodes MGATDRSDAAVRPLAEQRRRNLPANAAFGWLRAGWRDLSIQPGPSLAYGLAVFIISVVIVWGLYALGLDYILFPALAGFMVVGPLLAIGLYQKSRDIEAGAPVSLSRMVFVKAESGAQVWFTGAILCLLMLVWMRAAVIIYALFFGLRAFPGLDHVAAMLFTTPVGWGMLLVGTVVGGLFAAFSFAISTFAVPMLLDEKTDAFTAMGTSISLVWNNLPVMLAWGAIVLALFLVSVVTGLLGLIVVFPLLGHATWHSYRAIR
- a CDS encoding cation-translocating P-type ATPase, translated to MSCCAPGAENGAEACGSPSSTETLLASRPLDNGLYQTDLSVPGVRCANCIRTIEGQLSRLPGVEQARVNLSSRRVSVKWRGDQVPPMIETLSELGYAAHLSETKADEADPELSRLIRALSVAGFSAMNIMLLSVSVWSGADAETRQAFHWISAALAAVALFYSGPVFFHSAWAVLRRGRTNMDVPISIGICLAFGLSLHDTIHWDEHAYFDAAASLIFFLLIGRTLDRAMRERARVAVRGLMRLSPRVALVVGSDGSRNYIPVNEVEPGMRINLAAGDRVPVDGCVEEGSSDIDCAIATGESAPQPVGPGAAVTAGTLNLAGPLRIVATATADNSFLAEMVRMMEAAEGGRAGYRRLADRAAQLYSPVVHTAAFVTFLGWIAATGDWHRAISIAIAVLIITCPCALGLAVPIVQVVAARRLFENGIMLKDGSGIERLAEIDTVVFDKTGTLTLGRPRLVKTSSTAPEALHIAAAMARHSRHPVAAALSAASKDGPEISASDIAETPGFGIEARIGGRTYRLGRAEWALADRTAEQFAGTVLTCNGLLSARFVFEDELRKGAMQAVGELHAVGLQLEILSGDREPAVASVARHLGIGHYAAGLLPGGKVERLERLSGDARSVLMVGDGLNDVPALAAAHVSMAPANAADIGRNAADFVFLHEDLGAVPMAVTVARKASMLVWQNFALAVLYNVIALPVAIAGHVTPLIAALAMSLSSVVVVTNALRLKAGKTGQRQAAAGSRSMQILVPGE
- the ccoP gene encoding cytochrome-c oxidase, cbb3-type subunit III, giving the protein MASEKLDPVTGRMTTGHEWNGIEELDTPVPRVVLYFLAAGMLFAGIYWILMPAWPLGWTYTKGLLGADQREVVARQVDSATAARAQWTDKIMTASFSEIEADDALMAKVRETGQALFRDNCAACHGINATGGPGFPDLTAKAWLWGGNPETIAETVRVGINSTNEDTRVSQMLAFGRDEILDREKINEVVSYVESLSAPERGDAETIRAGREVFAANCVACHGEDGKGKADVGAPDLTDSHWIYGRDRQSIYTTIYAGRQGHMPFWGGRLSPLDIKVLTAYVHTLGGEAP
- a CDS encoding adenylate/guanylate cyclase domain-containing protein gives rise to the protein MEQRLAAVLAADMAGYSRLMEADEAGTLARLKTHRIELIDPAIAKNKGRIIKTTGDGMLVEFHSVTDAVKCAVEIQQRMQRRNSDVPQDRRIEFRIGINLGDIIFEDGDIFGDGVNIASRIEQLADVGGICVTAAVAIQIADHLEVSIEDLGEKTLKNISRPVRLFRIGLEHSASPHQPQDFDAKRSVSKPSIVVLPFNNMSGDPDQEFFADGLTEDILTELSRRHELFVISRNSSFVYKNRAVNVREVAEKLGAQYLVEGSVRKIGDRVRVTVQLIDAASDGHIWADKYDRRLDDIFAIQDEITAAIAATLPGRVEAAQRDHLARTKPANMAAYECALTAKVLHHRGTVADNKQAQSLIDRAVALDPDYAHAHAWRACILGQAWVSGWCEDKDAVWSEIVAALDRALALDDNDADVHRILAAVNVNNNALTTARYHQERALSLNPNYDLVVVQQGELLTWLGRPEEGIEWIRKAMRLNPHHPERFWSHLGKAHFAAHQYGEAIEAFMHLSVMDYAQHAFVAACYGWLGDEIAAAAHMKKVGSLLPEFGVESFLATLHYAQQSDVEHLREGLFKAGADGGFPAANDLATQ
- the ccoS gene encoding cbb3-type cytochrome oxidase assembly protein CcoS gives rise to the protein MSSLVFLVPLALLLGATALGAFLWSLRSGQYEDLDGAAERILMDDDENEPPIAK